A stretch of Gallus gallus isolate bGalGal1 chromosome 2, bGalGal1.mat.broiler.GRCg7b, whole genome shotgun sequence DNA encodes these proteins:
- the LOC124418318 gene encoding nucleoporin NUP42-like, producing MFQHTAAGGGGAGGGMGASTQTNTNIIQPAVFQHTAGGGGGSGAPAAVTQPPVIANSTSGGSGDGGGLSGASGFGPAGNNGAVLSQNAFSALSSAQPADGQRDGQQSLLDVIAEDMATWESSGQWMFSCYSPETGKPNVPGFGEFSAEEVRLEYYNCSANNNTGYYINSVNQLVQQWRKRLQELKALNGSGKAAMQNGGGGGGGMGAATQRNTNLIRPAMFQHTAGGGAGAGGGGTGGGMGASSQTNTNLIQPAMFQHTAAGGGGAGGGMGTTTQRNKNLIRPAMFQHTAGGG from the exons atgttccagcacacggcagcaggtggaggaggcgctggaggaggaatgggtgcttctacccagacaaacacaaacattatcCAGCCAGCCGttttccagcacacagcaggaggtggaggaggatcGGGCGCTCCCGCAGCCGTTACGCAGCCTCCTGTGATTGCAAACAGCACATCGGGTGGCAGCGGTGATGGAGGAGGACTCTCTGGTGCCTCCGGTTTTGGACCAGCGGGCAACAACGGTGCGGTCCTCTCGCAGAACGCATTCTCTGCGTTAAGCAGTGCACAGCCTGCTGATGGCCAGAGAGATGGACAGCAGAGCCTTCT tgaCGTTATAGCGGAAGACATGGCAACGTGGGAATCTTCTGGACAGTGGATGTTTTCGTGTTACTCTCCTGAGACAGGCAAGCCTAATGTTCCAG gctttggagAGTTCTCGGCTGAGGAGGTGCGTCTGGAGTATTataactgcagtgcaaacaacaACACTGGCTACTAC ATCAACTCTGTCAATCAGTTagtgcagcagtggagaaagaggctgcaggagctgaaggcttTAAATGGCTCGGGAAAAGCAGCGATG CAGAATggcggtggaggaggaggaggaatgggtgctgcTACCCAGAGAAACACCAACCTTATcaggccagccatgttccaacacacggcaggaggaggagcaggagcaggaggaggaggaacaggaggaggaatgggtgcttctagcCAGACAAACACCAACCTTAtccagccagccatgttccagcacacggcagcaggtggaggaggagctggaggaggaatgggtaccactacccagagaaacaaaaaccttatcaggccagccatgttccagcacacggcaggaggtgga
- the LOC124418319 gene encoding nucleoporin NUP42-like, translating into MGASTQTNTNLIQPAVFQHTAGGGGGSGTPAAVTQPPVIANSTSGGSGDGGGLSGASGFGPAGNNGAVLSQNAFSALSSAQPADGQRDGQQSLLDRIAKDMATWESSGQWMFSCYSPEKGKPNVPGFGEFSAEEVRLEYYNCSANNNTGYYINSVNQLVQQWRKRLQELKALNGSGKAAMQNGGGGGGGMGAATQRNTNLIRPAMFQHTAGGGGTGGGMGASSQTNTNLIQPAMFQHTAAGGGGAGGGMGTTTQRNKNLIRPAMFQHTAGGG; encoded by the exons atgggtgcttctacccagacaaacacaaaccttatccagccagccgttttccagcacacagcaggaggtggaggaggatcGGGCACTCCCGCAGCCGTTACGCAGCCTCCTGTGATTGCAAACAGCACATCGGGTGGCAGCGGTGATGGAGGAGGACTCTCTGGTGCCTCCGGTTTTGGACCAGCGGGCAACAACGGTGCGGTCCTCTCGCAGAACGCATTCTCTGCGTTAAGCAGTGCACAGCCTGCTGATGGCCAGAGAGATGGACAGCAGAGCCTTCT tgaCCGTATAGCAAAAGACATGGCAACGTGGGAATCTTCTGGACAGTGGATGTTTTCGTGTTACTCTCCTGAGAAAGGCAAGCCTAATGTTCCAG gctttggagAGTTCTCGGCTGAGGAGGTGCGTCTGGAGTATTataactgcagtgcaaacaacaACACTGGCTACTAC ATCAACTCTGTCAATCAGTTagtgcagcagtggagaaagaggctgcaggagctgaaggcttTAAATGGCTCGGGAAAAGCAGCGATG CAGAATggcggtggaggaggaggaggaatgggtgctgcCACCCAGAGAAACACCAACCTTATcaggccagccatgttccagcacacggcaggaggaggaggaacaggaggaggaatgggtgcttctagcCAGACAAACACCAACCTTAtccagccagccatgttccagcacacggcagcaggtggaggaggagctggaggaggaatgggtaccactacccagagaaacaaaaaccttatcaggccagccatgttccagcacacggcaggaggtgga
- the LOC107052549 gene encoding nucleoporin NUP42-like isoform X1, translating to MGASTQTNTNLIQPAVFQHTAGGGGGSGTPAAVTQPPVIANSTSGGSGDGGGLSGASGFGPAGNNGAVLSQNAFSALSSAQPADGQRDGQQSLLDVIAEDMATWESSGQWMFSCYSPETGKPNVPGFGEFSAEEVRLEYYNCSANNNTGYYINSVNQLVQQWRKRLQELKALNGSGKAAMQNGGGGGGGMGAATQRNTNLIRPAMFQHTAGGGGGGGMGASTQTNTNLIQPAMFQHDVIAEDMATWESSGQWMFSCYSPETGKPNVPGFGEFSAEEVRLEYYNCSANNNTGYYINSVNQLVQQWRKRLQELKALNGSGKAAMSETVSDQTGYIHQGVN from the exons atgggtgcttctacccagacaaacacaaaccttatccagccagccgttttccagcacacagcaggaggtggaggaggatcGGGCACTCCCGCAGCCGTTACGCAGCCTCCTGTGATTGCAAACAGCACATCGGGTGGCAGCGGTGATGGAGGAGGACTCTCTGGTGCCTCCGGTTTTGGACCAGCGGGCAACAACGGTGCGGTCCTCTCGCAGAACGCATTCTCTGCGTTAAGCAGTGCACAGCCTGCTGATGGCCAGAGAGATGGACAGCAGAGCCTTCT tgaCGTTATAGCGGAAGACATGGCAACGTGGGAATCTTCTGGACAGTGGATGTTTTCGTGTTACTCTCCTGAGACAGGCAAGCCTAATGTTCCAG gctttggagAGTTCTCGGCTGAGGAGGTGCGTCTGGAGTATTataactgcagtgcaaacaacaACACTGGCTACTAC ATCAACTCTGTCAATCAGTTagtgcagcagtggagaaagaggctgcaggagctgaaggcttTAAATGGCTCGGGAAAAGCAGCGATG CAGAATggcggtggaggaggaggaggaatgggtgctgcCACCCAGAGAAACACCAACCTTATcaggccagccatgttccagcacacggcaggaggtggaggaggaggaggaatgggtgcttctacccagacaaacaccaaccttatccagccagccatgttccagca tgaCGTTATAGCGGAAGACATGGCAACGTGGGAATCTTCTGGACAGTGGATGTTTTCGTGTTACTCTCCTGAGACAGGCAAGCCTAATGTTCCAG gctttggagAGTTCTCGGCTGAGGAGGTGCGTCTGGAGTATTataactgcagtgcaaacaacaACACTGGCTACTAC ATCAACTCTGTCAATCAGTTagtgcagcagtggagaaagaggctgcaggagctgaaggcttTAAATGGCTCGGGAAAAGCAGCGATG TCCGAGACGGTATCAGACCAGACCGGTTATATACACCAAGGAGTGAATTAA